The DNA region TACGCCAGTTTTAGATTGCACGTCGAATATCTGTATATAGCTCTTTCCAGTAGCCTTGCTTCAAGCGAAATTTAGTGCCGTGATTATGGCCTGTCCTTGCATCAAAATCAATAAGGACATAACCTTTTTCGACAGCCGTAAGAAATTTCTCAAAAGAAAAACCGGATAATATATGTAATTCTTTATAAAGGAAGAATTCTTTTGACTTTTCTTTCTTGCTGTCCGCAACCACATAAAAACAGTTTTTTATTTTTGTGCCGATTGCATAGTTTAAATCTTCAAATCCCCAGTATGGTTCCGGAATAAGAGGACCAAGACCTATTCTTTCTTCCACAGATTGCAGCCATGAGGCTATTTCATGTTCATCTACCTTTGCTCTGGCAGCATCAAAAATAAATTTTACCTTATTCTCTTTTCTGTCCACAACTATTTTGAAGCCTCTTTTGGTGTAATCGGTTGCGCTTGTTGTTGACCGAAAACTCATCTCATGCGCGGGATATTTCTTGCCGGCCTGTTTATGTTTCCAGCCATACTTGGGAAGCAATAATTTTGATACAATCTGAGCGGCAGTGGGCGATGGTTCTATATGTTTCAAAGTGATTAGCGATGTTGTGTGAGACCTTTGTCCTTTCAATTCCCATTCGCGGGTATTTGGTATGGGCAAATTGTTTTCTCTGATGTGCAAGAGTGATTCCAGAGTATTGCCAACGGCGCCGTCATTCCGAGCATTACGGGTTTTCTTTACACTTTTATGCCAGCCTTTACCGAAAATTTCCCGCATTTCTTGAATGAGTTCTTCTTTTGTATAGAGTTTCATTTCGTTGCCGGTCTCCAAAAATCCAATAGATATTCAAAAGTAACTCCCATAGTAATATAGTTGCTTGGCCAGCCAAAGATACCTACTTTATTTACAATATTTGTCCTGTCCCAAATGATAACATTTCTCAATTCATAACCGCGTTTTCTCAACTCTTCTATCAAAGAAACATGGATTGTTATTCTTTTGTTTTCCCACCACATATCCGGTACATTGATAACGCAGTGGCCTTTCGGTTTCAGAAGGGGAAGCATATTCCCATAAAT from Nitrospirota bacterium includes:
- a CDS encoding MvaI/BcnI restriction endonuclease family protein, whose product is MKLYTKEELIQEMREIFGKGWHKSVKKTRNARNDGAVGNTLESLLHIRENNLPIPNTREWELKGQRSHTTSLITLKHIEPSPTAAQIVSKLLLPKYGWKHKQAGKKYPAHEMSFRSTTSATDYTKRGFKIVVDRKENKVKFIFDAARAKVDEHEIASWLQSVEERIGLGPLIPEPYWGFEDLNYAIGTKIKNCFYVVADSKKEKSKEFFLYKELHILSGFSFEKFLTAVEKGYVLIDFDARTGHNHGTKFRLKQGYWKELYTDIRRAI